The Engystomops pustulosus chromosome 9, aEngPut4.maternal, whole genome shotgun sequence genome includes a window with the following:
- the SPTAN1 gene encoding spectrin alpha chain, non-erythrocytic 1 isoform X3, which translates to MVTSAFRAPAIKRAGPRRSAQTKIRRFGVRKLECKTPSDLKMDSSGVKVLETAEDIQDRRQQVLDRYLRFKELSTIRRQKLEDSYRFQFFQRDADELEKWIQEKLQIASDENYKDPTNLQGKLQKHQAFEAEVQANAGAIVKLDNTGNQMIAESHFASETIRTRLVELHRLWEMLLLKMQEKGVKLQQAQKLVQYLRECEDVLDWINDKEAIVTSEELGQDLEHVEVLQKKFEEFQTDLAAHEERVNEVNQFASKLVQEEHPELELIKTKQDEVNANWQRLKGLALQRQGKLFGAAEVQRFNRDVDETIGWIREKEQLMASDDFGRDLASVQALLRKHEGLERDLAALEEKVKALRSESDRLQESHPQNAPQIQVKGEELLANWEQIRTLAAERHTRLNDSYKLQRFLADFRDLTSWVTEMKALINADELANDVAGAEALLDRHQEHKGEIDAHEDSFKAADAAGQALLNAGHYASDEVREKITILAEERTSLLELWDRRRQQYEQCMDLQLFYRDTEQVDNWMSKQEAFLLNEDLGDSLDSVEALLKKHEDFEKSLSAQEEKITALDEFATKLIQNNHYAMDDVAARRDALLNRRNALHERALYRRTQLADSFHLQQFFRDSDELKSWINEKMKTATDEAYKDPSNLQGKVQKHQAFEAELSANQSRIDALENSGQKLIDVNHYASDEVAARMNEVISLWKKLLEATDRKGIKLREANQQQQFNRNVEDIELWLYEVEGHLASDDYGKDLTNVQNLQKKHALLEADVAAHQDRIDGITIQARQFQDAGHFDADNIKKKQEALVARYDALKDPMVARKEKLSDSLRLQQLFRDIEDEETWIREKEPIAASTNRGKDLIGVQNLLKKHQALQAEIAGHEPRIKAVTQKGNNMITEGHFAADEVKVKLKELNDKWQSLRNKASQRRQDLEDSLQAQQYFADANEAESWMREKEPIVGSTDYGKDEDSAEALLKKHEALMSDLRAYGSSIQGLREQAQSCRQQVAPTDDETGKELVLALYDYQEKSPREVTMKKGDILTLLNSTNKDWWKVEVNDRQGFVPAAYVKKLDPAQSASRENLLDEQGSIALRQEQIDGQYQNILEVGEKRKDMLEKSCKKFMLFREANELQQWIHEKESALTNEEVGADLEQVEVLQKKFDDFQKDLKANESRLKDINKVADDLESEGLITEEVQVVQHQELQGAMPRDEADNKGASPWKAVRTVVHSVATFNSIKELNERWRSLQQLAEERSQLLGSAHEVQRFHRDADETKEWIEEKNQALNTDSYGHDLASVQALQRKHEGFERDLAALGDKVNSLGETAERLIQSHPESAEDIQEKCTELNQAWNSLGKRADNRKEKLGDSHDLQRFLSDFRDLMSWINGIRGLVSSDELAKDVTGAEALLERHQEHRTEIDARAGTFQAFEQFGQQLLARGHYASPEIKEKLDILDQERASLEKAWVQRRMMLDQCLELQLFNRDCEQAENWMAAREAFLNSEDKGDSLDSVEALIKKHEDFDKAINVQEEKIAALQAFADQLITGDHYAKGDIAVRRNEVLDRWRRLKAQMIEKRSKLGESQTLQQFSRDVDEIEAWISEKLQTASDESYKDPTNIQLSKLLSKHQKHQAFEAELHANADRIRGVIDMGNSLIERGACAGSEDAVKARLAALADQWQFLVHKSAEKSQKLKEANKQQNFNTGIKDFDFWLTEVEALLASEDYGKDLASVNNLLKKHQLLEADISAHEDRLKDLNGQADSLMTSSAFDTTLVKEKRDAINERFQRIKSMATARRSRLNESHRLHQFFRDLDDEESWIKEKKLLVGSDDYGRDLTGVQNLRKKHKRLEAELAAHEPAIQGVLDTGKKLSDDNTIGKDEIQQRLAQFVEHWKELKEQAAARGQRLEESLEYQQFVANVEEEEAWINEKMTLVASEDYGDTLAAIQGLLKKHEAFETDFTVHKDRVHDVCANGEDLIQKNNHHVDNITAKMQGLRGKVSELEKAAAQRKAKLDENSAFLQFNWKADVVESWIGEKENSLKTDDYGRDLSSVQTLLTKQETFDAGLQAFQQEGITNITALKDQLLAAKHVQSRAIESRHASLMKRWNQLLDNSAARKKKLLEAQEHYRKVEDLFLTFAKKASAFNSWFENAEEDLTDPVRCNSLEEIKALREAHDAFRNSLSSAQTDFNQLAELDRQIKGYRVASNPYTWFTMEALEETWRNLQKIIKERELELQKEQRRQEENDKLRQEFAQHANAFHQWIQETRTYLLDGSCMVEESGTLESQLEATKRKHQEIRAMRSQLKKIEDLGAAMEEALILDNKYTEHSTVGLAQQWDQLDQLGMRMQHNLEQQIQARNTTGVTEEALKEFSMMFKHFDKDKSGRLNHQEFKSCLRSLGYDLPMVEEGEPDPEFENILDIVDPNRDGHVSLQEYMAFMISRETENVKSSEEIESAFRALSTEQKPYVTKEELYQNLTREQADYCISHMKPYMDSKGRELPSSYDYVEFTRSLFVN; encoded by the exons ATGGTGACGTCAGCGTTTCGGGCCCCGGCTATAAAAAGGGCAGGACCCCGCCGAAGCGCTCAGACGAAGATCCGGAGATTTGGAGTGAGGAAGCTGGAGTGCAAAACGCCCTCAGATCTG AAAATGGATTCCAGTGGGGTCAAAGTGTTGGAGACGGCGGAGGACATCCAGGACAGGCGTCAGCAGGTTCTGGACCGCTACTTGCGCTTCAAGGAGCTGTCCACCATCCGTCGGCAGAAACTCGAGGATTCCTACCGATTCCAGTTTTTCCAGCGAGACGCAGATGAGCTTGAGAAATGGATCCAGGAAAAACTCCAGATCGCATCCGACGAGAACTACAAGGATCCGACCAACCTCCAG GGGAAGCTGCAGAAACATCAGGCCTTTGAGGCAGAAGTACAGGCCAATGCCGGAGCCATCGTAAAACTGGacaatactggaaaccaaatgaTCGCCGAGTCCCACTTTGCATCTGAGACAATCAGG ACACGCCTGGTGGAGCTGCATCGTCTATGGGAGATGCTGCTGCTGAAAATGCAAGAGAAGGGGGTCAAGCTACAACAGGCACAGAAGCTGGTCCAGTACCTGCGCGAGTGTGAGGATGTTCTGGACTGGATCAATGACAAG GAGGCCATTGTGACATCTGAGGAGCTGGGACAAGACCTTGAGCATGTGGAGGTCCTGCAGAAAAAGTTTGAAGAGTTCCAGACTGACCTGGCAGCTCATGAAGAGCGGGTGAATGAAGTCAACCAGTTTGCCAGTAAATTGGTCCAG GAGGAACATCCAGAGCTGGAGCTTATCAAGACCAAACAAGATGAAGTCAATGCCAACTGGCAGCGCTTGAAGGGGCTGGCACTGCAGAGACAGGGGAAGTTGTTTGGAGCCGCAGAAGTCCAGCGATTTAACAG AGACGTAGATGAAACCATTGGCTGGATCAGAGAGAAGGAGCAGCTGATGGCATCCGATGACTTTGGCCGAGACTTGGCCAGTGTGCAGGCGCTTTTGCGTAAGCATGAGGGCCTGGAAAGAGACCTGGCAGCCCTAGAGGAGAAG GTGAAAGCTTTGCGCTCCGAATCTGATCGCCTGCAGGAGTCTCACCCTCAGAATGCGCCCCAAATCCAGGTGAAGGGAGAAGAGCTCCTTGCAAACTGGGAGCAGATCcgcacactggctgcagagcgtcACACACGCCTCAATGACTCCTACAA GTTGCAGAGGTTCCTTGCAGATTTTAGAGACCTGACTAGCTGGGTGACCGAAATGAAAGCCCTTATCAATGCTGATGAGCTCGCCAATGATGTGGCTGGAGCCGAGGCTCTTCTCGATAGACACCAAGAACATAAG GGTGAAATTGATGCTCACGAGGACAGCTTTAAAGCAGCCGATGCTGCAGGACAAGCTTTACTGAACGCCGGACACTACGCATCTGATGAAGTCCGAGAGAAG ATTACCATCTTGGCAGAGGAGAGAACTTCACTTTTAGAGCTGTGGGACCGGCGCAGGCAGCAGTACGAGCAGTGCATGGACCTCCAGCTATTCTACAGAGACACCGAACAAGTAGACAACTGGATGAGCAAGCAGGAG GCCTTCCTGTTGAATGAAGATTTGGGAGATTCTTTGGACAGCGTGGAAGCCCTTCTGAAGAAACATGAGGATTTTGAGAAATCTCTTAGTGCCCAAGAAGAAAAGATCACG GCTCTGGATGAATTTGCAACAAAGCTGATTCAGAATAACCACTATGCAATGGACGATGTTGCTGCACGCAGAGATGCG CTCCTAAATCGTCGCAATGCCCTGCATGAGCGAGCTCTATATCGCCGCACCCAGCTGGCGGACTCTTTCCACCTGCAGCAGTTCTTCAGGGACTCTGATGAGTTGAAGAGCTGGATCAACGAAAAGATGAAGACTGCCACTGATGAGGCCTACAAG GATCCATCCAATCTTCAGGGTAAGGTTCAGAAGCACCAGGCTTTTGAGGCCGAACTTTCTGCGAACCAAAGTCGCATTGATGCTCTGGAGAATTCCGGTCAGAAGTTAATTGATGTTAACCATTATGCGTCCGATGAGGTGGCGGCTCGTATGAATGAGGTGATTTCCTTGTGGAAGAAATTGCTGGAAGCCACAGATCGCAAAG GCATCAAACTGCGAGAAGCCAACCAGCAGCAACAGTTTAACCGAAATGTGGAGGATATTGAGCTCTGGCTGTATGAGGTGGAGGGACACCTGGCATCTGATGACTATGGCAAGGACCTGACCAACGTGCAGAACCTTCAGAAGAAGCATGCTCTGCTGGAGGCTGATGTGGCCGCTCACCAG GACCGCATTGATGGCATCACCATCCAGGCACGCCAGTTCCAGGATGCCGGCCATTTTGATGCAGACAACATCAAGAAGAAACAAGAGGCTTTGGTTGCGAGATATGATGCTTTGAAAGATCCCATGGTGGCTCGCAAGGAGAAGCTCTCAGACTCCCTGCGCCTGCAGCAGCTTTTCCGTGATATTGAGGATGAGGAAACCTGGATAAGAGAAAAAGAGCCGATTGCAGCCTCTACCAACAGGG GTAAGGACTTAATCGGTGTCCAGAACCTCCTGAAGAAGCACCAAGCCCTGCAGGCGGAGATCGCGGGGCATGAACCTCGCATTAAGGCCGTCACCCAGAAGGGAAATAACATGATCACAGAAG GACACTTTGCAGCTGATGAAGTGAAGGTGAAGCTGAAGGAGCTCAATGACAAGTGGCAGTCCCTGAGAAATAAGGCCTCTCAGCGCAGACAGGACCTGGAAGACTCCCTGCAGGCTCAGCAGTACTTTGCTGATGCTAATGAAGCCGAGTCCTGGATGAGGGAGAAGGAACCTATTGTTGGTAGCACAGATTACGGCAAGGATGAAGATTCTGCTGAG GCTCTACTGAAGAAACATGAGGCGCTGATGTCCGATCTGCGAGCCTACGGGAGCAGCATTCAAGGTCTGAGGGAGCAGGCCCAGTCTTGCAGG CAACAAGTGGCACCGACAGATGATGAGACTGGGAAGGAGTTGGTTCTGGCTCTGTATGATTATCAGGAGAAGAGTCCACGGGAGGTGACTATGAAGAAGGGAGACATCCTGACTCTGCTGAATAGCACTAACAAG GACTGGTGGAAAGTGGAAGTGAATGATCGTCAGGGTTTTGTACCCGCTGCGTATGTGAAGAAGCTGGATCCGGCACAGTCTGCTTCTCGGGAGAACTTACTGGATGAACAGGGAAGCATTGCCCTGCGTCAGGAGCAGATTGATGGCCA ATACCAGAACATATTGGAAGTGGGAGAGAAGCGCAAAGACATGCTGGAGAAGAGTTGTAAGAAGTTCATGTTGTTCCGCGAGGCGAATGAGCTGCAGCAATGGATTCATGAGAAGGAGTCTGCACTCACCAATGAGGAGGTCGGGGCCGACCTGGAGCAGGTGGAGGTGTTACAGAAGAAGTTTGATGATTTCCAGAAG GATCTGAAAGCGAACGAATCCCGTCTGAAGGATATCAACAAGGTTGCGGATGACCTTGAGTCTGAAGGACTGATAACTGAAGAAGTGCAGGTTGTACAGCATCAG GAGTTGCAGGGTGCCATGCCAAGA GATGAAGCAGATAATAAAGGAGCCTCTCCATGGAAG GCTGTGAGGACTGTTGTGCACTCTGTGGCCACCTTTAACTCCATCAAG GAACTGAATGAGCGCTGGCGGTCCCTGCAGCAGCTGGCAGAGGAGAGGAGCCAACTGCTGGGCAGTGCCCACGAGGTGCAGCGATTCCACAG GGATGCTGATGAGACCAAGGAATGGATTGAGGAGAAGAACCAGGCTCTGAACACAGACAGCTATGGGCATGATTTGGCCAGTGTGCAGGCTCTGCAGCGTAAACATGAGGGATTCGAGAGAGACCTGGCCGCGCTGGGTGATAAG GTGAACTCCCTTGGAGAGACCGCCGAGCGCCTGATCCAGTCCCACCCGGAGTCCGCTGAGGACATTCAAGAGAAATGCACAGAGCTCAACCAAGCCTGGAACAGCCTGGGCAAGCGTGCCGACAACCGTAAGGAGAAGCTGGGAGACTCTCATGACTTGCAGCGCTTCCTCAGTGACTTCAG GGACCTCATGTCTTGGATTAATGGAATCCGTGGCTTGGTATCATCGGATGAACTTGCTAAAGATGTGACTGGAGCTGAAGCTCTGCTGGAGAGACACCAG GAACACCGTACCGAGATTGATGCCAGAGCTGGCACCTTCCAGGCGTTTGAGCAGTTTGGTCAGCAGCTTCTGGCAAGAGGCCATTATGCCAGCCCTGAAATCAAAGAGAAGCTGGACATCCTGGACCAGGAACGGGCCAGCCTAGAGAAGGCCTGGGTGCAGCGCCGCATGATGCTGGATCAGTGCTTAGAACTTCAG CTGTTTAACAGAGATTGTGAACAGGCCGAGAACTGGATGGCGGCACGTGAAGCCTTCCTCAACAGCGAAGATAAAGGCGATTCTCTGGACAGTGTGGAGGCGCTCATCAAGAAACATGAGGACTTTGACAAAGCCATCAATGTGCAG GAAGAGAAGATTGCCGCTCTGCAGGCCTTTGCCGATCAGTTAATAACTGGAGACCATTACGCCAAGGGGGATATTGCTGTCCGCCGCAATGAGGTTTTGGACAG GTGGCGCCGTTTGAAGGCTCAGATGATCGAGAAGAGATCCAAACTTGGTGAATCTCAGACTCTGCAGCAGTTCAGCAGAGACGTGGATGAGATAGAAGCCTGGATCAGCGAGAAGCTGCAGACCGCCAGCGACGAGTCCTATAAAGATCCCACCAACATCCAG CTTTCCAAATTACTG AGCAAACACCAGAAGCACCAGGCCTTTGAGGCAGAACTTCACGCCAATGCAGACCGTATCCGCGGTGTCATCGATATGGGCAACTCCCTCATCGAACGTGGCGCCTGTGCGGGCAGTGAAGATGCAGTGAAG GCCCGTTTGGCAGCACTCGCCGATCAGtggcaatttttggtgcacaaatctGCAGAGAAGAGCCAGAAACTGAAGGAGGCCAACAAACAGCAGAACTTCAACACTGGCATCAAAGACTTTGACTTCTGGCTCACAGAG GTGGAGGCCTTGCTCGCCTCTGAGGACTATGGAAAGGACTTAGCATCCGTCAATAACCTGCTGAAGAAACACCAGCTACTGGAAGCCGACATCTCTGCCCACGAG GATCGTCTGAAGGATCTGAATGGACAGGCTGACAGCCTGATGACCAGCAGCGCCTTCGATACAACCCTAGTGAAGGAGAAGCGTGATGCCATCAACGAACGCTTCCAACGCATCAAAAGTATGGCCACTGCCCGCCGCAGCCGGCTGAACGAGTCCCATCGTCTTCATCAGTTCTTCAGGGACCTCGATGATGAGGAATCCTGGATCAA GGAAAAGAAGCTGCTGGTTGGGTCCGATGACTACGGCCGAGATCTCACCGGCGTCCAGAACCTGAGGAAGAAGCACAAGAGGCTGGAAGCAGAACTGGCTGCCCATGAGCCGGCCATCCAG GGTGTGCTGGACACCGGGAAGAAGCTCTCTGATGACAATACTATTGGAAAGGATGAGATTCAGCAGAGGCTGGCTCAGTTTGTGGAGCACTGGAAGGAACTGAAGGAACAGGCGGCAGCCAG GGGTCAGCGGCTGGAAGAGTCTCTAGAATATCAGCAGTTTGTTGCCAACGTGGAAGAAGAAGAAGCCTGGATTAATGAGAAGATGACTCTTGTGGCCAGTGAAGACTATGGTGATACTCTGGCTGCCATACAG GGTCTGCTGAAAAAACATGAGGCATTTGAGACTGACTTCACCGTCCACAAGGACAGAGTTCATGATGTCTGTGCCAACGGTGAAGACCTCATCCAGAAG AACAATCATCATGTGGATAATATAACGGCAAAGATGCAAGGCCTCCGCGGAAAAGTGTCCGAACTTGAGAAGGCGGCAGCTCAACGCAAGGCTAAGCTTGACGAGAATTCTGCCTTCCTGCAGTTCAACTGGAAAGCGGATGTGGTCGAGTCCTGGATCG GAGAGAAGGAGAACAGTCTGAAGACTGATGACTATGGCAGAGACCTGTCGTCCGTGCAGACGCTGCTCACTAAGCAG GAAACCTTTGACGCCGGACTCCAGGCATTCCAGCAGGAGGGAATCACCAACATCACCGCACTCAAAGACCAGCTACTAGCGGCCAAACATGTACAATCCAGAGCCATTGAGAGCCGCCATGCCTCCCTCATGAAGAGGTGGAACCAGCTGCTGGACAACTCTGCTGCCCGCAAGAAGAAGCTTCTAGAGGCTCAAGAGCATTACCGAAAG GTGGAAGATTTGTTCCTAACATTCGCAAAGAAGGCTTCCGCTTTCAACAGCTGGTTTGAGAATGCGGAGGAGGACCTTACTGACCCAGTCCGCTGTAATTCCCTGGAAGAAATCAAGGCGCTGCGCGAGGCACACGACGCATTCCGAAACTCCCTCAGCTCCGCGCAGACAGATTTCAACCAACTGGCCGAACTGGACCGACAGATCAAGGGCTACCGCGTGGCATCCAATCCTTACACTTGGTTCACCATGGAGGCTCTGGAGGAGACCTGGCGCAACCTGCAGAAGATCATAAAG GAACGTGAACTGGAGCTGCAAAAAGAGCAGAGAAGGCAGGAGGAAAATGACAAACTGCGGCAGGAATTTGCCCAACATGCCAATGCATTCCACCAATGGATCCaggagaccag GACCTACCTACTGGACGG